In one window of Campylobacter hepaticus DNA:
- the folP gene encoding dihydropteroate synthase, with protein sequence MKFFKINSNTDFNLLCSFISPHKIGQKIMSQKEQIHFILIKDLSTPAVNILKQDALRIGAELVTHKEVITAKIAHSNALLMATKEQMQKLVAKEKLQDFGLKDLANFLQKDFLKPKKVELMGVINVNEDSFHPNSRVNENNFEKRLNEVLLLNPQYVDIGAVSSRPGSKYCGKDEEFKRLKNILDLIYKKKYYEKAIFSLDSFDEYVLEYALNRGFKLINDISSLRNENLAKLASKYEAKYCLMHMQNDPSNMQDNPYYEDLLYQMSEFFKIKLELLEKYGVKESILDVGIGFGKSAKHNMILIKHLEHFLQFNKPLLIGASRKSVINAYFQSEVKDRLAGTLYLHLKAFENGASIIRVHDLYEHKQLFALAQAMDKIGV encoded by the coding sequence ATGAAATTTTTTAAGATTAATTCAAATACTGATTTTAATTTGCTTTGTTCTTTTATAAGTCCTCATAAAATAGGACAAAAAATCATGTCGCAAAAAGAGCAAATTCATTTTATTTTGATAAAAGATCTTAGCACTCCTGCAGTAAATATTTTAAAACAAGATGCTTTAAGAATAGGGGCTGAACTTGTTACACATAAAGAAGTTATTACAGCTAAAATCGCTCACTCTAATGCTTTATTAATGGCTACAAAAGAACAAATGCAAAAGCTTGTTGCTAAAGAAAAACTTCAAGATTTTGGACTTAAAGATTTAGCTAATTTTTTGCAAAAAGATTTTTTAAAACCTAAGAAAGTTGAACTTATGGGTGTGATTAATGTTAATGAGGATAGTTTTCATCCAAATAGTCGTGTAAATGAAAATAATTTTGAAAAAAGACTTAATGAAGTCTTGCTTTTAAATCCACAATATGTTGATATAGGAGCTGTTAGTTCAAGACCAGGAAGTAAGTATTGTGGTAAGGATGAGGAATTTAAAAGACTTAAAAATATTCTTGATTTAATTTATAAAAAAAAATATTATGAAAAAGCTATTTTTAGTCTTGATAGTTTTGATGAATATGTTTTAGAATATGCTTTAAATAGAGGTTTTAAACTCATTAATGATATTAGTAGTTTAAGGAATGAAAATTTAGCTAAGCTTGCTAGTAAATATGAAGCAAAATATTGTCTTATGCATATGCAAAATGATCCAAGTAATATGCAAGATAATCCTTATTATGAAGATTTGCTTTATCAAATGAGTGAATTTTTTAAAATTAAGCTTGAGCTTTTGGAAAAATATGGTGTAAAAGAAAGTATTTTAGATGTAGGTATAGGTTTTGGAAAAAGTGCAAAACATAATATGATTTTAATTAAACATTTAGAACATTTTTTGCAATTTAATAAACCTTTACTTATAGGGGCAAGTCGTAAAAGTGTTATTAATGCTTATTTTCAAAGTGAGGTAAAAGATCGTTTAGCAGGGACTTTGTATTTACACTTGAAAGCTTTTGAAAATGGAGCTAGTATTATAAGAGTACATGATTTATATGAACATAAGCAGCTTTTTGCTTTAGCACAGGCTATGGATAAAATAGGAGTTTAA
- a CDS encoding DNA polymerase III subunit delta' → MFISKIIISEDFETIKEEMINAFGINNLRFFIPQNEFLLDDARAVEKESYVAETQEKILVLMAHSFRIEAQNFLLKLLEEPPKNIKFLIVVPSKNLLLPTVKSRLICEKRKCKKEEKILALDLEKMDLKMLFDFVQNNENLDKNELMEHICLLAKQSVKYKNFNAKELELFYQSYELARLNCKSGVILATLLLNFYLKP, encoded by the coding sequence TTGTTTATTAGCAAGATTATTATTAGTGAAGATTTTGAAACTATTAAAGAAGAAATGATTAATGCTTTTGGTATAAATAATTTAAGATTTTTTATACCTCAAAATGAGTTTTTACTTGATGATGCTAGAGCGGTAGAAAAAGAAAGTTATGTAGCAGAAACGCAAGAAAAAATTCTTGTTTTAATGGCGCATTCTTTTAGGATTGAAGCACAAAATTTCTTACTTAAACTCCTTGAAGAACCTCCAAAAAATATCAAATTTTTAATAGTAGTTCCTTCTAAAAATTTGCTTTTACCAACGGTAAAATCGCGTCTTATTTGCGAAAAAAGAAAATGCAAAAAAGAAGAGAAAATACTTGCATTAGATCTTGAAAAAATGGATTTAAAAATGCTTTTTGATTTTGTGCAAAATAATGAAAATTTAGATAAAAATGAATTGATGGAGCATATTTGTTTGCTTGCAAAACAAAGTGTAAAATATAAAAATTTTAATGCTAAAGAACTTGAGTTATTTTATCAAAGTTATGAGCTTGCAAGGCTTAATTGTAAAAGTGGAGTGATTTTAGCAACGCTTTTGTTAAATTTTTATTTAAAGCCCTAA
- a CDS encoding HobA family DNA replication regulator, translated as MSDFLSFTLENIRNGGTFMAWMESRRLEWAPLMAARLKYLLEGYTFVLVCDDQRSWYEEYFLKNINAKANRPMLPFVSLNSLCKKKVQNSEDIALLNDLLDISFPNGYVYFYIGSAADHKSLIARSKDDSLLWLFDEQLQDSFYLNSKDKDLDIKLISLYQLFDVSLDAILFSKVQLG; from the coding sequence ATGAGTGATTTTTTAAGTTTTACTCTTGAAAATATTCGTAACGGTGGAACTTTTATGGCATGGATGGAGTCGCGTCGCCTAGAATGGGCTCCTTTAATGGCAGCAAGACTTAAATATCTTTTAGAAGGTTATACTTTTGTTTTAGTGTGTGATGATCAAAGATCTTGGTATGAAGAATATTTTTTAAAAAATATTAATGCTAAAGCTAATCGTCCTATGTTGCCTTTTGTATCTTTAAATTCTTTGTGTAAAAAAAAGGTGCAAAATTCAGAAGATATAGCTTTGCTTAATGATTTACTTGATATTTCTTTTCCTAATGGTTATGTGTATTTTTATATAGGCAGTGCAGCAGATCATAAATCTTTAATTGCTAGATCAAAAGATGATAGCTTATTGTGGCTTTTTGATGAACAATTACAAGATAGTTTTTATTTAAATTCTAAAGACAAGGATTTAGACATTAAGCTTATTAGTTTGTATCAACTTTTTGATGTAAGTTTGGATGCTATTTTATTTTCTAAAGTGCAATTAGGGTGA
- a CDS encoding aspartate kinase — MLIVQKYGGTSVGTLERLEAVAKRVIQSVEQGNKVVVVVSAMSGVTNTLIEQAKYFSKNPNGKDMDMLLSSGERVSSALLSIALNEKGYHAVSFSGRKAGIVTDSVFTKARINYIDTQFIKTELENGKIVVVAGFQGVNEKGDVTTLGRGGSDLSAVALAGALHADLCEIYTDVDGVYTTDPRIEPKAKKLDKISYEEMLELASLGAKVLQNRSVELAKKLNVNLVTRSSFNENEGTMITKEDQMEQALVSGIALDKNQARVTLRNVEDKPGIAAEIFSVLADENINVDMIIQNVGVDGATNLGFTVPQNELDLAKNAIQKILSAKTTIESDSAVVKVSIVGVGMKSHSGVASKAFKALADERINIGMISTSEIKISMIVHEKYGELAVRALHECYGLDK; from the coding sequence ATGCTTATAGTGCAAAAATACGGTGGAACAAGCGTTGGAACACTTGAGCGCTTAGAAGCAGTAGCTAAGCGTGTTATTCAAAGTGTAGAACAAGGCAATAAAGTTGTTGTAGTAGTATCTGCAATGAGTGGAGTAACCAATACTCTTATAGAACAAGCTAAATATTTTAGCAAAAACCCTAATGGAAAAGATATGGATATGCTTTTAAGTAGTGGAGAGCGTGTAAGTAGTGCTTTGCTATCTATAGCTTTAAACGAAAAAGGTTATCATGCTGTGTCATTTTCTGGAAGAAAAGCAGGTATTGTTACAGATAGTGTATTTACAAAAGCAAGGATTAATTATATCGACACGCAGTTTATAAAAACAGAACTTGAAAATGGAAAAATTGTGGTTGTTGCAGGCTTTCAAGGGGTAAACGAAAAAGGAGATGTAACTACTTTAGGAAGAGGAGGAAGTGATCTTAGTGCTGTAGCACTTGCTGGAGCGCTTCATGCAGATTTGTGTGAAATTTATACTGATGTTGATGGGGTTTATACAACAGATCCAAGAATTGAACCTAAGGCAAAAAAGTTGGATAAAATTTCTTATGAAGAAATGTTAGAACTTGCAAGTTTGGGTGCAAAAGTTTTACAAAATCGTTCCGTAGAACTTGCAAAAAAATTAAATGTAAATTTGGTAACTCGAAGTAGTTTTAATGAAAATGAAGGAACAATGATAACAAAGGAAGATCAAATGGAACAAGCTTTAGTGAGCGGGATTGCTTTAGATAAAAATCAAGCTAGAGTAACCTTAAGAAATGTCGAAGATAAGCCAGGTATTGCAGCTGAAATTTTTTCTGTTTTAGCAGATGAAAATATTAATGTAGATATGATTATACAAAATGTAGGTGTAGATGGGGCTACAAACTTAGGTTTTACTGTTCCTCAAAATGAACTTGATTTGGCTAAAAATGCCATACAAAAAATTTTAAGCGCTAAAACTACTATAGAAAGTGATAGTGCGGTAGTAAAGGTTTCTATAGTGGGTGTGGGCATGAAGTCTCACTCAGGAGTAGCCAGTAAAGCTTTTAAGGCTTTAGCAGATGAAAGGATTAATATAGGTATGATTTCTACTAGTGAAATAAAAATTTCTATGATAGTTCATGAAAAATATGGAGAATTAGCAGTTAGAGCACTGCATGAATGTTATGGGCTAGATAAATAA
- a CDS encoding RNA pyrophosphohydrolase — protein sequence MENKKNYRLNVAAIILSSSYPFECKILIARRNDMDNIWQFPQGGIDKGESIKSALFRELKEEIGTDEVEIIAQYPEWLSYNFPVKIAKKMYPYDGQIQKYFLVRLKHGAKINIHTQDPEFDDYRFVNVKDIFEMINHFKKNIYIKVIKYFEEKGYI from the coding sequence GTGGAAAATAAGAAAAATTATAGATTAAATGTTGCTGCTATTATTCTATCTAGTTCTTATCCTTTTGAATGTAAGATTTTAATTGCTAGAAGAAATGATATGGATAATATTTGGCAATTTCCACAAGGTGGTATTGATAAAGGAGAAAGCATTAAAAGTGCTTTATTCCGAGAATTAAAAGAAGAAATAGGTACTGATGAGGTAGAGATTATTGCTCAATATCCAGAATGGTTAAGTTATAATTTTCCTGTTAAAATTGCAAAAAAAATGTATCCTTATGATGGACAAATTCAAAAATATTTTTTAGTACGTTTAAAACATGGAGCCAAGATTAATATTCATACCCAAGATCCTGAATTTGATGATTATCGTTTTGTAAACGTTAAAGACATTTTTGAAATGATTAATCATTTTAAAAAAAATATTTATATTAAAGTCATCAAATATTTTGAAGAGAAAGGTTATATCTAA
- the hemW gene encoding radical SAM family heme chaperone HemW, whose product MHFYIHIPFCESKCHYCAFTSLKKQNYEKAYFQALKKDIKFHLKEFDIKTKQIKTLFIGGGTPSCVQASYYESIFEILSPYFSSNIEISCEANPNSASLNWLKAMKNIGINRLSLGVESFHPKKLHFLGRIHDQKMIFKALENAYKAGFLNVNIDLIYDTKLDNKKMLEFELLHLQNIKSLITHLSAYTLSLEPHTAFAKKKHFKKNAPNLMKFFIKELIQLGFFQYEISNFSKSKSKICKHNLAYWQGKNYLACGLSAVGFYKNQRFYTLKTLKDYIQNPTFRSIENLSYKDLNLEHLFLGLRSIIGINKTKLDPLQKEKINILLKEKKIFHKNQKYFNTNFAIADELALYLSS is encoded by the coding sequence ATGCATTTTTATATTCATATTCCATTTTGTGAAAGCAAATGCCATTATTGTGCTTTTACAAGCTTAAAAAAACAAAATTACGAAAAAGCTTATTTTCAAGCACTAAAAAAAGATATTAAATTTCATTTAAAAGAATTCGATATTAAAACCAAGCAAATCAAAACTTTATTTATAGGTGGAGGAACACCTAGTTGCGTTCAAGCATCTTATTATGAATCCATTTTTGAAATTTTAAGTCCTTATTTTAGTTCAAATATAGAAATTTCATGCGAAGCCAATCCTAACTCAGCGAGTTTAAATTGGCTAAAAGCTATGAAAAATATAGGTATAAACCGACTTTCTTTAGGAGTTGAGAGTTTTCATCCTAAAAAACTTCATTTCCTCGGCAGAATTCATGATCAAAAAATGATTTTTAAAGCCCTAGAAAATGCCTATAAAGCGGGATTTTTAAATGTCAATATAGATTTAATTTATGATACTAAATTAGACAATAAAAAAATGCTTGAATTTGAACTTTTACATTTACAAAATATCAAATCTTTAATCACTCATTTAAGTGCTTACACCTTAAGCTTAGAACCTCATACTGCTTTTGCCAAAAAAAAGCATTTTAAAAAAAATGCTCCTAATTTAATGAAATTTTTCATAAAAGAACTCATACAACTTGGTTTTTTTCAATACGAAATCAGTAATTTTTCAAAAAGCAAATCTAAAATATGTAAACACAATCTTGCTTATTGGCAAGGAAAAAATTATCTAGCCTGTGGTTTAAGTGCTGTAGGATTTTATAAAAATCAACGTTTTTATACGCTTAAAACCTTAAAAGATTATATTCAAAACCCTACTTTTAGAAGCATAGAAAACTTAAGCTATAAGGATTTAAATTTAGAACATTTGTTCTTAGGTCTTAGAAGCATAATAGGCATTAATAAAACAAAACTTGATCCTTTACAAAAAGAAAAAATCAACATCTTGCTTAAAGAAAAAAAAATATTTCATAAAAATCAAAAATATTTTAATACTAATTTTGCTATAGCTGATGAACTTGCCTTGTATCTCTCATCTTAA
- the tatB gene encoding Sec-independent protein translocase protein TatB produces the protein MSFGEIIVILVVAILILGPEKLPEAIVQIAKILKALKRNIDDAKSSIEKEIRINELQEEAKKYKDEFSSANENIRKKLSFEEFDELKRDILDKTKLDLTFDKKEPIQNDLNEKKSNTEEKANLHDLQK, from the coding sequence ATGAGTTTTGGTGAAATCATTGTCATTTTAGTTGTAGCGATTTTAATTTTAGGACCTGAGAAACTTCCTGAAGCTATAGTTCAAATAGCAAAAATTTTAAAAGCCCTTAAACGCAATATAGATGATGCAAAATCAAGCATAGAAAAAGAAATACGTATCAATGAACTTCAAGAAGAAGCTAAAAAATACAAAGATGAATTTTCAAGTGCGAATGAAAACATAAGAAAAAAACTTAGCTTTGAAGAATTTGATGAATTAAAAAGAGATATTTTAGATAAAACAAAACTGGATTTAACTTTTGATAAAAAAGAACCTATACAAAATGATTTAAATGAAAAAAAATCTAACACAGAAGAAAAAGCAAATCTTCATGATTTACAAAAATAA
- the tatC gene encoding twin-arginine translocase subunit TatC yields MFEELKPHLIELRKRLFISVACIIVMFIICFAFRSFILDILKAPLIAVLPEVAKHVNVIEVQEALFTAIKVSFFAAFILSLPIIFWQFWKFVAPGLYDNEKRLVVPFVSFASIMFALGTCFCYFVVVPLAFKFLINFGLNEDFNPVITIGTYVDFFTKVVVAFGLAFEMPVIAFFFAKIGLIDDSFLKRHLRIAILIIFIFSAFMTPPDILSQFLMAGPLCGLYGLSILIVQKVNPASKDEENT; encoded by the coding sequence ATGTTTGAAGAATTAAAACCCCATTTAATAGAACTAAGAAAGCGTCTTTTTATAAGCGTTGCTTGTATTATTGTGATGTTTATTATCTGCTTTGCTTTTCGAAGCTTTATTTTAGACATTTTAAAAGCTCCCCTTATAGCAGTCTTACCCGAAGTTGCTAAACATGTAAATGTTATAGAGGTGCAAGAAGCTTTATTTACTGCTATTAAAGTCAGTTTTTTTGCTGCTTTTATTCTTTCTCTACCTATAATCTTTTGGCAATTTTGGAAATTCGTAGCCCCAGGACTTTATGATAATGAAAAACGCCTTGTAGTGCCTTTTGTCAGTTTTGCAAGTATTATGTTTGCCTTAGGAACTTGTTTTTGTTATTTTGTGGTAGTTCCTTTAGCTTTTAAATTCTTAATCAATTTTGGTTTAAATGAAGACTTTAATCCTGTAATCACCATAGGTACTTATGTAGACTTTTTTACAAAGGTTGTTGTAGCCTTTGGTTTAGCTTTTGAAATGCCTGTAATTGCTTTTTTCTTTGCCAAAATAGGACTTATTGATGATAGCTTTTTAAAACGGCATTTACGCATAGCCATTTTAATTATTTTTATTTTTTCAGCCTTTATGACCCCGCCTGATATTTTATCTCAATTTTTAATGGCAGGACCACTTTGTGGACTCTATGGGCTTTCTATTTTAATCGTTCAAAAAGTAAATCCTGCATCTAAAGATGAAGAAAACACATGA
- the queA gene encoding tRNA preQ1(34) S-adenosylmethionine ribosyltransferase-isomerase QueA codes for MKDLLLSSYDYNLANDLIALYPSYPKEDTKLLVFKRANSKITHTTFRNLQDFLPDCAIFFNDTKVIKARIYGTKKSGAKIELFLHQNFHTQDLFLVQIKGRVKQDEILYFQENLQAQIIELLDNGFRKVQFFQNNKIINTSSLYQILDKIGHIPLPPYIKRKDENSDLQDYQSIFAKNLGAIAAPTASLHFNQNILKKLSQKHKFYHLTLHVGAGTFKSVECENIKDHHMHSEFFNIPKNACKVIDSTQAILGVGTTVTRSIEYYARTKQNKGFCDLFLHPNNPPIRQNYLLTNFHLPKSTLIMLVSAFIGREQCLKLYELAMKEKYRFYSYGDAMLIL; via the coding sequence ATGAAAGATTTACTTCTTTCAAGCTATGATTATAACTTAGCAAATGACTTAATCGCTCTTTATCCAAGTTATCCTAAAGAAGATACAAAACTTTTAGTTTTTAAACGTGCAAATAGTAAAATCACCCATACTACTTTTAGAAATTTGCAAGATTTTTTGCCCGATTGTGCTATTTTTTTTAATGATACCAAAGTGATTAAAGCAAGAATTTATGGGACCAAAAAAAGCGGAGCTAAAATAGAACTTTTTTTACACCAAAACTTTCATACTCAAGATTTATTTTTAGTACAAATTAAAGGACGCGTTAAACAAGATGAAATTTTATATTTTCAAGAAAATTTACAAGCACAAATCATAGAACTTTTAGACAATGGCTTTCGCAAAGTACAGTTTTTTCAAAACAATAAAATCATAAATACTTCAAGTCTTTATCAAATCCTTGATAAAATTGGACACATACCCTTACCGCCCTATATTAAAAGAAAAGATGAAAATAGCGATTTGCAAGATTATCAAAGTATTTTTGCAAAAAATTTGGGAGCCATAGCAGCTCCTACAGCAAGTTTGCATTTTAATCAAAATATACTCAAAAAACTCAGTCAAAAACACAAATTTTATCATTTAACCTTACATGTAGGTGCTGGGACTTTTAAAAGTGTAGAATGTGAAAATATTAAAGATCATCACATGCATAGTGAGTTTTTTAACATTCCTAAAAATGCTTGCAAAGTCATTGATTCTACTCAAGCTATTTTAGGCGTAGGTACAACAGTCACAAGAAGCATAGAATACTACGCTAGAACAAAACAAAACAAAGGTTTTTGCGATCTGTTTTTACATCCAAATAATCCTCCTATAAGACAAAATTATTTATTAACCAATTTCCACTTGCCAAAATCTACTCTTATCATGTTAGTTTCAGCTTTTATAGGAAGAGAACAATGCTTAAAACTTTATGAACTCGCCATGAAAGAAAAATATCGTTTTTATTCTTATGGCGATGCTATGCTCATTTTATGA
- the lpxD gene encoding UDP-3-O-(3-hydroxymyristoyl)glucosamine N-acyltransferase, which yields MKLSEIVDFLSLEYQGEDIEITALNSLLRANFTELTYCDGEKHVKDIPNTGAAAILISKEYENLVPKDTKALITQSPHLSFAFLSKLFAKPLFSTLKEKKQNIAKSAKIMPNVYIGDNVSIGEHVVIMSGAYIGDNVSIGDESIIHPNVVIYNDSKIGKQCHLLANCVIGSDGFGYAHNKNGEHYKIYHNGNVILEDFVEVGACTTIDRAVFDSTVIKSGTKVDNLVQIGHNCNIGQNCIIVAQTGISGSSDLGRNVVMGGQSATSGHLKIGDFSTIAARGGVSKNLEGGRVYGGFPIMLQKDWLKLQAKIAIHFKDKS from the coding sequence ATGAAATTAAGCGAAATAGTAGACTTTTTAAGTTTAGAATACCAAGGTGAAGATATAGAAATTACTGCTTTAAATTCTTTATTGAGGGCAAATTTTACCGAGCTTACTTATTGTGATGGTGAAAAACATGTTAAGGATATACCCAATACAGGTGCAGCTGCGATTTTAATATCTAAAGAGTATGAAAATTTAGTTCCTAAGGATACTAAGGCTTTAATTACTCAAAGTCCCCATTTAAGCTTTGCTTTTTTAAGCAAGCTTTTTGCTAAGCCTTTATTTAGCACACTTAAAGAGAAAAAACAAAATATTGCTAAAAGTGCAAAAATTATGCCAAATGTATATATAGGCGATAATGTTAGCATAGGTGAGCATGTAGTAATCATGTCAGGAGCTTATATAGGCGATAATGTTAGCATAGGAGATGAGAGCATTATCCATCCTAATGTTGTTATTTATAATGATAGTAAAATTGGAAAACAGTGCCATTTGCTTGCAAATTGTGTTATAGGAAGCGATGGTTTTGGTTATGCACATAATAAAAATGGCGAACATTATAAGATTTATCATAATGGTAATGTGATTTTAGAAGATTTTGTAGAAGTAGGAGCTTGTACTACTATAGATAGGGCAGTTTTTGATAGTACTGTTATCAAATCAGGCACAAAGGTTGACAATCTTGTTCAAATTGGACACAATTGCAATATAGGACAAAATTGTATTATTGTAGCACAAACAGGAATTTCAGGCTCTAGTGATTTAGGACGCAATGTCGTTATGGGTGGACAAAGTGCAACAAGCGGGCATTTAAAAATAGGTGATTTTAGTACCATAGCAGCACGTGGTGGGGTTAGTAAAAATTTAGAAGGTGGACGTGTTTATGGTGGTTTTCCTATTATGCTTCAAAAAGATTGGTTAAAGCTTCAAGCTAAAATAGCTATTCATTTTAAAGATAAATCATAA
- the ilvN gene encoding acetolactate synthase small subunit: protein MRRVLSVIVLNEHGVLSRIVGLFSGRGYNIDSLTVAPLENKEFSRINIVTSGNERTFEQIVKQLHKLIPTYKVIESEEFIDKEMALVKIPLNENLGGLDAVLKAYNGTIANSNENFLFLMVADDANRIDNFLKTIKKYNPSDIVRSGSVLMEIK from the coding sequence ATGAGAAGAGTTTTATCAGTTATTGTACTCAATGAGCATGGGGTTTTATCGCGTATAGTAGGACTTTTTTCAGGAAGAGGATATAATATAGACTCGCTTACTGTGGCTCCTTTGGAAAATAAAGAATTTTCACGTATTAATATAGTAACTTCAGGAAATGAAAGAACTTTTGAGCAAATAGTTAAGCAACTTCATAAGCTTATTCCTACTTATAAGGTTATAGAAAGTGAAGAATTTATTGATAAAGAAATGGCTTTAGTTAAAATTCCTTTAAATGAAAATTTAGGTGGACTTGATGCCGTTTTGAAAGCTTATAATGGTACTATTGCAAATAGCAATGAAAATTTTTTATTTTTAATGGTTGCTGATGATGCTAATCGTATCGATAATTTTTTAAAAACAATTAAAAAATATAATCCTAGCGATATTGTTCGTAGTGGATCTGTATTGATGGAGATCAAATGA
- a CDS encoding acetolactate synthase large subunit, whose protein sequence is MKELNGSAMICEALKEENVKIVFGYPGGAALNIYDAIYKQKYFKHILVRHEQAALHAADAYARMSAQVGVAIVTSGPGFTNTITGLATAYSDSIPLVLISGQVANSLIGTDAFQEIDAVGISRPCVKHNYLVTSIEEFPRILKEAFYIARSGRPGPVHIDVPKDVSATLGFWEYPKSIVMKTYKPVYKGNSKQIKKFAELLKEAKRPLFYLGGGCVSSNASEEIRELVHLTKIPAVETLMALGVLKDDDVFNLKMAGMHGSYRANMALSECDLLVSIGARFDDRITGKTSEFAKHATIVHVDIDPSSISKIISAHYPIVGDIKEVLKELLKELKKDDFNIDLKQWHETLNRYNELYPLSYEDSDEVLKPQWVIQECARLAPDARIITDVGQHQMWVAQFYPFNYPRQLATSGGQGSMGYSLPAALGAKLAVGDEEVVINFVGDGSILMNIQELMTAYEYGIKTINIILNNAFLGMVRQWQSMFYKEHFSETDLSAQADFVKIAQGFGCEGYHILTKEEFTKAFTQALKSPKTSLLNVVIDRFEDVLPMVPAGGAIYNMILPKPKDKQ, encoded by the coding sequence ATGAAAGAATTAAATGGTTCTGCAATGATTTGCGAAGCTTTAAAAGAAGAAAATGTTAAAATTGTTTTTGGCTATCCTGGTGGTGCTGCATTAAATATTTATGATGCAATTTATAAACAAAAATACTTCAAACACATTTTAGTGCGCCATGAGCAAGCAGCTTTGCATGCTGCAGATGCTTATGCAAGGATGAGTGCTCAAGTAGGAGTAGCAATAGTAACTAGTGGTCCTGGTTTTACAAATACTATTACAGGTTTGGCTACTGCTTATAGTGATTCTATTCCTTTGGTTTTGATTTCAGGGCAAGTGGCTAATTCACTCATTGGCACAGATGCCTTTCAAGAAATTGATGCGGTAGGAATTTCAAGACCTTGTGTTAAGCATAATTATTTAGTAACTTCTATAGAAGAATTCCCACGCATTTTAAAAGAGGCTTTTTATATTGCAAGAAGCGGTAGACCTGGACCTGTGCATATTGATGTGCCAAAAGATGTGAGTGCGACTTTGGGATTTTGGGAGTATCCTAAAAGCATTGTTATGAAAACTTATAAGCCTGTTTATAAAGGAAATTCTAAACAGATTAAAAAATTTGCAGAATTATTAAAAGAAGCTAAGAGACCTTTATTTTACCTGGGTGGGGGTTGTGTTAGTTCTAATGCAAGTGAAGAAATCAGAGAACTTGTACATTTAACAAAAATTCCTGCAGTTGAAACTTTAATGGCTCTTGGGGTTTTAAAAGATGATGATGTTTTTAATCTTAAAATGGCAGGTATGCATGGAAGTTATAGGGCTAATATGGCTTTAAGTGAATGCGATTTACTTGTAAGCATAGGGGCAAGATTTGATGATAGGATCACAGGAAAAACAAGTGAATTTGCTAAACATGCTACTATAGTGCATGTTGATATTGATCCTAGTTCTATTTCTAAGATCATTAGTGCACATTATCCTATAGTAGGAGATATTAAAGAAGTGCTTAAAGAACTTTTAAAAGAACTTAAAAAAGATGATTTTAACATAGATTTAAAACAATGGCATGAAACTTTAAATCGTTATAATGAACTTTATCCCCTTTCTTATGAAGATAGTGATGAAGTTTTAAAACCTCAATGGGTTATACAAGAGTGCGCAAGACTAGCTCCAGATGCAAGGATTATCACAGATGTGGGTCAGCATCAAATGTGGGTGGCGCAATTTTATCCTTTTAATTATCCAAGACAACTTGCAACAAGTGGAGGTCAAGGAAGCATGGGGTATTCTTTACCAGCGGCTTTGGGTGCTAAACTTGCAGTGGGTGATGAAGAAGTGGTGATTAATTTTGTAGGTGATGGATCGATTTTAATGAATATCCAAGAGCTTATGACTGCTTATGAATATGGCATAAAAACCATCAATATTATTTTAAATAATGCTTTTTTAGGTATGGTAAGACAATGGCAAAGTATGTTTTATAAAGAACATTTTTCAGAAACTGATTTGAGTGCGCAGGCTGATTTTGTAAAAATAGCACAAGGTTTTGGTTGTGAGGGATATCACATTTTAACAAAAGAAGAATTTACAAAAGCCTTTACTCAAGCTTTAAAAAGTCCTAAAACTTCTCTTTTAAATGTTGTAATAGATCGTTTTGAAGATGTTTTACCTATGGTGCCTGCAGGAGGTGCAATTTATAATATGATTTTGCCAAAGCCAAAGGATAAACAATGA